Proteins from a single region of Veillonellaceae bacterium:
- the prmA gene encoding 50S ribosomal protein L11 methyltransferase, translated as MKWAEISIQTSHEATEAVANIFHELGSSGVVIEDPELVNSYRRSGAWDYTDIPEFTDTETVTVKAYLPADDQLDEKLRLFKRLFNELAVHNLDRGSGIFNCHEVNEEDWSSAWKEYFHPVKIGERIVIKPSWEEYQARDDDLVIELDPGMAFGTGTHHTTAMCCRCLEDVIRPGVTVFDIGTGSGILSIAAAKLGAAKVEAVDLDLVAVRVACENVAINNVQNIVKVAQGDLLTGINGKADVVIANIIADVIIKMAPDIPDYLNDNGYFIASGIISERLSDVSTAIVDQNLVIEKVLEEGGWVAVVVSKGEH; from the coding sequence ATGAAATGGGCCGAGATTAGTATTCAGACAAGTCATGAGGCTACAGAGGCCGTAGCTAATATTTTCCATGAGTTAGGCTCAAGTGGTGTAGTCATCGAAGATCCCGAACTTGTAAACTCATATCGTCGCTCAGGTGCTTGGGATTACACTGACATTCCGGAATTTACTGATACCGAGACGGTGACCGTTAAGGCGTATCTGCCGGCCGATGATCAATTGGATGAAAAGCTTCGTTTGTTTAAAAGACTGTTTAATGAATTAGCTGTTCATAACTTAGATCGGGGCAGTGGTATTTTTAATTGTCATGAAGTAAATGAGGAAGACTGGTCTTCAGCTTGGAAAGAATATTTTCATCCTGTGAAGATTGGTGAACGTATTGTTATTAAACCCTCATGGGAAGAGTATCAAGCGAGAGACGATGATCTGGTAATTGAACTCGATCCCGGTATGGCCTTTGGCACGGGTACACACCATACTACCGCGATGTGCTGTCGCTGTCTGGAAGATGTAATTAGACCAGGTGTTACTGTTTTTGATATCGGCACAGGTTCCGGAATTTTGTCAATAGCGGCGGCAAAACTCGGGGCAGCGAAGGTTGAAGCTGTTGATCTTGACTTAGTGGCAGTACGGGTTGCCTGTGAAAACGTTGCTATTAACAATGTCCAAAACATTGTTAAAGTAGCGCAGGGGGATTTGCTGACTGGGATAAACGGCAAAGCCGATGTCGTAATTGCTAACATAATTGCCGATGTTATTATAAAAATGGCTCCTGATATTCCAGATTATTTAAATGATAATGGCTACTTTATTGCTAGCGGCATTATATCTGAACGGTTGAGCGATGTCAGCACCGCCATTGTTGACCAAAACCTTGTAATTGAAAAGGTTTTGGAGGAAGGCGGCTGGGTCGCGGTGGTAGTTAGCAAGGGGGAGCATTAA
- the mtaB gene encoding tRNA (N(6)-L-threonylcarbamoyladenosine(37)-C(2))-methylthiotransferase MtaB: MPSVAFTTLGCKVNQFETEVMEGLFKQKGYSIVSFETEADVYIINTCSVTHLGEKKSRQVIRRANRLNPKAIIAVTGCYAQVSPEEVQAIEGVDVIVGTRERHRIVELVEEAAASRSKVNAVTDIMSADTFEDIPLFNMPGRTRAFLKIQEGCTNFCTYCIIPYARGPLRSRSLDSISAEAQKLVYAGFKEVVLTGIHLGAYGQDLDNETSLVDAVKAVLSVNGLIRLRLGSLESIEVSDELIGLMGSEPKLCQHLHLPLQAGDDSILAAMNRHYTTQEYKALIENIRQQIPGIAISTDIIVGFPGETDEMFNNALRFVDSMNFSRMHIFPYSRRSGTPAADYPNQVTEETKKYRAQAMGELAVRKTADFEKQFIGTNVSVLFETEQEGIVDGLAGNYIRVYASGHADLAGSVKKVQVDKIYKDGLWGTIID; the protein is encoded by the coding sequence GTGCCAAGTGTTGCTTTTACTACTTTAGGATGCAAAGTAAACCAATTTGAAACCGAAGTTATGGAAGGTCTGTTTAAACAGAAGGGATATAGTATTGTTAGTTTCGAAACGGAGGCTGACGTTTATATTATTAATACTTGCTCGGTTACTCACTTAGGGGAAAAAAAGTCCCGCCAGGTTATTCGGCGCGCAAACCGGCTTAATCCCAAGGCCATAATTGCGGTAACGGGTTGCTATGCCCAGGTATCCCCTGAAGAGGTACAAGCCATTGAAGGAGTAGATGTCATTGTTGGTACGCGTGAACGCCACCGCATAGTTGAACTTGTTGAAGAAGCAGCTGCGTCAAGAAGTAAAGTAAATGCTGTAACCGATATTATGTCAGCCGATACCTTCGAAGATATACCACTTTTTAATATGCCAGGCCGGACCCGCGCTTTTTTAAAAATTCAAGAAGGCTGCACTAATTTTTGTACATACTGTATTATTCCATATGCGCGCGGCCCGCTGCGTTCCCGGTCTTTAGATAGTATCAGTGCCGAAGCGCAGAAGTTAGTTTACGCCGGTTTCAAGGAAGTTGTCCTGACTGGAATTCATCTTGGTGCCTACGGTCAGGACCTTGATAATGAAACTTCTTTGGTCGACGCTGTAAAAGCAGTTCTTTCAGTAAATGGTCTTATAAGACTGCGTTTGGGGTCATTGGAATCCATTGAGGTTTCAGACGAGCTTATTGGGCTGATGGGCAGTGAACCAAAATTATGCCAGCACCTGCATTTGCCGCTGCAAGCCGGTGATGACAGTATTCTTGCGGCAATGAACAGGCATTACACTACGCAAGAATATAAAGCATTAATAGAGAATATCCGCCAACAAATTCCTGGAATAGCTATATCCACAGATATAATTGTCGGGTTTCCGGGCGAGACTGACGAGATGTTTAATAACGCTCTTCGATTTGTCGATAGCATGAATTTTTCGCGGATGCACATCTTCCCCTATTCACGGAGGAGTGGGACCCCTGCAGCCGATTATCCTAACCAAGTAACCGAAGAAACTAAAAAATATCGTGCTCAGGCAATGGGAGAACTTGCCGTTAGAAAAACAGCCGATTTCGAGAAGCAGTTTATTGGTACAAATGTTTCGGTTCTGTTTGAAACAGAACAAGAAGGGATTGTTGATGGATTAGCTGGCAACTATATCAGAGTTTATGCCAGCGGACATGCTGATTTGGCTGGCAGTGTGAAGAAAGTACAAGTTGATAAAATCTATAAAGATGGGCTTTGGGGAACGATTATTGATTAA
- the floA gene encoding flotillin-like protein FloA (flotillin-like protein involved in membrane lipid rafts), which translates to MTGLIGSGLILILFLAAAALFLHFVPLGLWISAIAAGVNVGIFTLVGMRLRRVPPAYIVLPLIKANKAGLDVSVNQLEAHYLAGGNVDRVVDALIAAHRAQIPLPFERSAAIDLAGRDVLEAVQMSVNPKVIETPVVSAMAQNGIELKIMARVTVRANIDRLVGGAGEATIIARVGEGIVTSVGSSNSHKDVLEHPDYISRTVLDKGLDAGTAFEILSIDIADVDVGRNIGAELLTDQAEADKRIAQAKAEERRAMAVAKEQEMKAYSQEMQAKVIEAQAEVPHALAIALKEGRIGVMDYYNMNNVLADTQMRESISKVGPGVPAVKPEEPKQR; encoded by the coding sequence ATGACAGGATTAATCGGTTCAGGGCTTATTTTGATATTATTTTTAGCGGCGGCTGCGCTTTTTTTGCACTTTGTACCGCTTGGATTGTGGATTTCAGCTATTGCAGCCGGTGTTAATGTCGGTATTTTCACGTTAGTCGGTATGCGGCTTCGGCGTGTGCCGCCAGCCTATATTGTACTTCCGCTTATCAAGGCCAACAAAGCCGGTCTTGATGTAAGCGTAAATCAGTTAGAAGCGCATTATTTGGCAGGAGGAAATGTTGATAGGGTAGTCGATGCTTTGATCGCAGCACATCGAGCCCAGATACCATTACCTTTTGAGCGTTCTGCAGCGATTGATCTGGCTGGACGTGATGTACTTGAAGCAGTGCAAATGAGTGTAAATCCTAAGGTTATTGAAACCCCGGTTGTTTCAGCTATGGCTCAAAACGGGATTGAGTTAAAGATTATGGCTAGGGTCACAGTTAGAGCCAATATTGATCGATTGGTTGGCGGAGCCGGAGAAGCGACTATCATTGCCAGAGTTGGTGAGGGCATCGTAACAAGTGTTGGCTCGTCTAATAGTCATAAAGATGTTCTTGAACATCCAGATTATATTTCACGGACAGTGCTTGATAAAGGATTAGATGCAGGCACTGCCTTTGAGATTTTATCTATCGATATCGCTGACGTTGATGTTGGCCGCAACATCGGCGCTGAGCTTTTGACCGATCAGGCCGAGGCTGACAAGCGGATTGCGCAGGCTAAAGCTGAAGAACGCCGGGCGATGGCAGTTGCTAAAGAACAAGAAATGAAAGCTTATAGCCAAGAGATGCAGGCTAAGGTTATAGAAGCCCAAGCCGAAGTGCCTCATGCGTTGGCTATTGCCCTAAAAGAGGGGCGAATTGGGGTAATGGACTATTACAATATGAATAATGTTCTTGCTGATACGCAGATGCGGGAATCTATCAGTAAAGTCGGCCCTGGCGTACCGGCAGTGAAACCGGAAGAACCTAAGCAACGGTGA
- a CDS encoding nodulation protein NfeD — protein sequence MRSMKALLVLFLIAIAMLWHPAAEAAPVVIVNIKGEINGGQTALIQRALNDANTMGAQFILVELDTFGGQVDAAVKIRDMISETPLNTICYIKNRAWSAGALIAIAHRQIAIAPGGSIGAAEPIPATEKNIAALRAEFAATANKTGRNAQIAEAMVDKTLGFVGVAEPGKIVALTDYQAASLGYADVVAPDRASVLAHYGLAGNELLEYTPSWRDTFSGWLSEEATKSLLITIIILAILTEIKTAGTGVAALVGLVAAGLFFISQWWVGFAGWVELALFFGGLLLLLVELYTPGVGIFGVSGLAAILLSFFLVLGASTAALSLLATSLVIAVLIFLLILKRLPSSKLWTKLVLKDSATDAEGFVSSDDYKAYTDREGIAITPLRPAGIMAIDGKQLNVVSEGQFIPQGTKLKVVNTSGNRIVVRPAEN from the coding sequence ATGCGTTCCATGAAGGCGCTTCTTGTTCTGTTTCTGATAGCAATAGCTATGTTGTGGCATCCAGCTGCTGAAGCGGCCCCAGTAGTTATTGTCAATATAAAAGGTGAAATTAATGGTGGGCAGACTGCGTTAATTCAGCGAGCTCTAAATGACGCTAATACAATGGGCGCTCAATTTATATTAGTAGAACTTGATACTTTTGGTGGGCAGGTAGACGCTGCTGTGAAAATTCGCGACATGATAAGCGAAACCCCATTAAATACAATTTGCTATATAAAAAACCGGGCGTGGTCCGCAGGGGCTCTTATTGCCATTGCTCATCGCCAAATTGCTATTGCTCCCGGGGGCAGCATTGGAGCGGCTGAACCGATACCGGCGACTGAAAAAAATATTGCAGCCTTGAGGGCTGAATTCGCTGCTACCGCAAATAAAACAGGTCGTAATGCCCAAATTGCCGAAGCGATGGTAGATAAGACGCTTGGTTTTGTCGGGGTTGCTGAGCCAGGCAAGATTGTGGCCTTGACGGACTATCAAGCGGCCTCCTTAGGCTATGCCGATGTGGTAGCTCCTGACAGAGCCTCTGTTTTGGCTCATTATGGATTAGCGGGCAATGAACTATTGGAATATACCCCGTCTTGGCGGGACACGTTTTCCGGCTGGTTATCGGAAGAAGCAACGAAGTCATTGCTTATCACCATCATCATTCTGGCAATACTAACCGAGATTAAAACTGCGGGTACGGGAGTAGCGGCATTGGTGGGACTCGTTGCTGCCGGCTTATTCTTTATTTCGCAGTGGTGGGTTGGCTTTGCTGGTTGGGTGGAATTGGCTCTGTTCTTTGGCGGATTGTTGCTGCTACTTGTTGAATTATATACGCCTGGAGTAGGAATCTTTGGCGTTAGTGGCTTAGCGGCAATTTTACTTAGTTTCTTTCTGGTTTTAGGTGCTTCTACAGCTGCTCTCTCGTTATTGGCGACTAGTTTGGTTATTGCGGTTCTGATTTTTCTACTTATCCTTAAACGGCTTCCGTCTAGCAAATTGTGGACTAAATTGGTTCTCAAGGATTCTGCAACTGATGCGGAGGGTTTTGTAAGCAGTGATGATTACAAAGCTTATACTGATAGAGAAGGCATTGCGATAACTCCGCTTAGGCCGGCAGGAATAATGGCCATTGACGGCAAACAGCTAAATGTTGTTTCGGAGGGACAATTCATACCGCAAGGAACTAAACTAAAGGTGGTGAATACTAGCGGCAATCGAATTGTTGTGAGACCTGCGGAAAATTAA
- a CDS encoding histidine triad nucleotide-binding protein, with amino-acid sequence MRQDCIFCKIAAKELPAKVIYEDEFMLAFPDINPAAPVHALIIPKKHIANLLELQSEDSDLLAHIMLTIPKIASQLGLADDGFRLVVNTKDNGGQTVQHLHWHILGGRFMTWPPG; translated from the coding sequence ATGCGGCAAGATTGTATTTTTTGCAAAATCGCGGCCAAGGAATTACCGGCAAAGGTTATTTATGAAGACGAGTTTATGCTTGCATTTCCGGATATAAACCCAGCAGCTCCTGTGCATGCTTTGATAATTCCTAAAAAGCATATTGCTAACCTTCTTGAGCTACAGTCTGAAGATAGTGATTTACTAGCTCACATTATGCTGACAATACCAAAGATAGCTAGCCAGTTAGGCTTAGCTGATGACGGATTTCGCCTGGTAGTTAATACCAAAGATAATGGCGGGCAGACAGTTCAGCATTTACACTGGCATATTCTTGGGGGAAGATTTATGACCTGGCCCCCAGGCTAA
- a CDS encoding 16S rRNA (uracil(1498)-N(3))-methyltransferase — translation MRRFFINSPLAPEILITGDDVRHIGKVLRMQVGDSCVVVAPDGSAAVAVIKSITSSEVMLSLTAVIDDNKEPPVKIILVQGLPKSDKMDYIVQKAVELGVYKVIPMHAAHSVVQYTDQKKAARVERWQKIAAEAAKQCRRSLIPQISNIQSLHEVLSSLEGKAEIIMLYEGQTKVRLRDILTMSHAEAIAIIVGPEGGFSDEEVGLASRRGAAIATMGPRILRTETASVAAVAAVMYACGDLGG, via the coding sequence GTGCGCCGCTTTTTTATCAATTCACCGTTAGCGCCCGAAATTCTGATTACTGGTGACGATGTCCGCCACATTGGCAAAGTGCTTAGAATGCAGGTGGGAGATAGTTGTGTTGTTGTTGCACCCGATGGCAGTGCAGCAGTTGCTGTTATTAAGTCTATTACAAGCAGCGAAGTTATGCTGAGTTTGACAGCCGTCATCGATGATAATAAGGAGCCGCCAGTTAAGATAATTTTAGTCCAAGGATTGCCGAAAAGCGATAAGATGGACTATATCGTACAAAAGGCAGTAGAACTTGGAGTTTATAAGGTTATACCCATGCACGCTGCCCATAGCGTTGTCCAATATACAGATCAAAAGAAAGCGGCGCGCGTTGAGCGTTGGCAAAAGATAGCGGCAGAGGCAGCTAAACAGTGCCGGCGTAGCCTTATACCGCAGATTTCAAATATTCAAAGTTTACATGAAGTACTATCAAGTCTTGAGGGCAAGGCTGAAATAATAATGCTCTACGAAGGGCAGACCAAGGTGCGGCTGCGAGACATATTAACAATGTCCCACGCTGAAGCTATTGCTATTATCGTTGGTCCAGAGGGTGGATTCAGCGACGAGGAAGTCGGGCTAGCAAGCCGGCGAGGTGCAGCAATCGCTACAATGGGGCCGCGGATTTTGCGTACCGAGACAGCGTCTGTGGCCGCTGTGGCAGCTGTTATGTATGCCTGTGGCGACCTTGGAGGCTAG
- a CDS encoding DUF87 domain-containing protein, protein MSQYKGRLTYAKGTYVEFVVAPNQDVDFGDILVVEGKNGDRFYIRLYDFKVKSRWSDINGVNYLMSKLNNDGQVDNQEELDFYLGGNHTVKIGMAEQLCYADTQGSLFNPKTCPDFFCEVRSLSPDDSALLTEMKGDLEIGFLKSGRGVMGLPVGIYGSKAITEHIGVFGTTGSGKSNLVKVLASSIIDNGNYGLLIFDVHNEYYKDLSTHPRAKDRLSVYNTSPQAVYSQKLAINFEEVDPEDITACATLTESQMDAIYKMSQVWQESWMDYVLRYETEDIIGELAGCTGQKFQARTISKIKSICWNLKQELNIEEEQQTAIQKIMRELEEGKIVLIELKNISPVGEQALSTLLSKKLLQNYAGKTDSERSNVKPVLIVLEEAHRFLGKKEHSNNNVFARLVSEARKFNLGMCVVDQQPRLLADKVLSQLNTLFILGLASKADRNKLEAMCRKDILQQRNEIKNLDCGEMIVATNYMRFAAPVKVHKFEDFITKRFNCWGTDNVNTNLMPSVDILSPIT, encoded by the coding sequence GTGTCACAATATAAAGGGCGCTTGACTTATGCAAAAGGCACCTATGTTGAATTTGTCGTTGCTCCTAATCAAGATGTAGATTTTGGCGATATTTTAGTTGTTGAAGGGAAGAATGGTGATCGCTTCTATATTAGATTATATGATTTTAAGGTAAAATCACGGTGGTCTGATATAAATGGGGTAAATTACCTAATGAGCAAGCTCAATAACGATGGTCAGGTTGATAATCAAGAAGAGTTGGATTTTTATTTAGGGGGAAACCACACTGTAAAAATCGGTATGGCGGAGCAACTGTGCTATGCTGATACCCAGGGAAGTTTATTCAATCCTAAAACCTGTCCTGACTTTTTTTGCGAGGTGCGTTCGCTAAGTCCGGACGATAGCGCGCTGTTGACCGAAATGAAAGGTGATCTCGAAATTGGCTTTTTAAAATCGGGACGCGGTGTTATGGGATTACCTGTAGGTATATATGGCTCTAAAGCCATTACCGAGCATATCGGCGTATTTGGGACTACCGGCTCAGGCAAGAGTAATTTAGTTAAGGTTTTGGCGAGTTCGATAATAGATAATGGTAACTATGGCTTACTAATTTTTGATGTTCATAACGAATATTATAAAGACTTATCGACCCATCCGAGGGCCAAAGATAGGCTGAGTGTTTATAATACAAGTCCGCAAGCGGTATATAGTCAAAAGTTGGCTATTAACTTCGAAGAGGTAGATCCAGAGGATATTACTGCCTGTGCAACTCTCACTGAGTCGCAGATGGATGCCATTTATAAAATGTCCCAGGTATGGCAAGAAAGTTGGATGGATTATGTGCTTAGATATGAAACTGAGGATATTATTGGTGAATTGGCAGGCTGTACCGGTCAAAAATTTCAAGCCAGAACAATTAGTAAGATAAAAAGTATTTGCTGGAATCTGAAGCAAGAATTGAATATCGAAGAAGAACAGCAAACCGCAATTCAAAAGATTATGCGAGAACTCGAAGAAGGGAAAATAGTTCTTATAGAACTAAAAAATATTTCCCCAGTAGGTGAACAGGCTTTGTCTACGCTATTATCCAAAAAGCTTCTTCAAAATTATGCTGGTAAAACCGATAGCGAACGCAGCAACGTAAAACCGGTTTTAATTGTACTTGAAGAAGCACATCGATTCTTAGGCAAAAAGGAGCATTCCAACAATAATGTTTTTGCTCGCTTAGTTAGTGAGGCCCGTAAATTCAATCTCGGTATGTGTGTTGTTGACCAACAGCCGCGCTTATTGGCTGACAAGGTATTATCGCAATTAAATACCTTATTTATCCTTGGCTTGGCTTCCAAAGCTGATCGAAATAAATTAGAGGCTATGTGTCGTAAAGATATACTGCAACAGCGTAACGAGATAAAAAACTTGGATTGTGGCGAAATGATTGTAGCAACCAATTATATGCGATTTGCTGCTCCGGTTAAGGTTCATAAGTTTGAAGACTTCATAACAAAGCGGTTTAATTGTTGGGGGACGGACAATGTAAATACCAATCTGATGCCATCAGTCGATATTTTGTCACCGATAACTTAA
- a CDS encoding 30S ribosomal protein S21, with protein MSEVKVGKNETIDSALRRFKRTCQKAGTLAEVRKREHYEKPSVKRKKKSEAARKRKFN; from the coding sequence ATGTCAGAAGTGAAGGTAGGCAAAAACGAAACAATCGATAGTGCACTCCGCCGGTTTAAGCGCACTTGCCAAAAAGCTGGTACTCTCGCTGAAGTTAGAAAACGCGAGCATTACGAGAAGCCCAGTGTAAAAAGAAAGAAGAAGTCCGAAGCAGCCCGTAAACGTAAGTTTAATTAG
- a CDS encoding GatB/YqeY domain-containing protein, giving the protein MSLKERLTEDMKQAMKDKEAGKLRLSVIRMVRANIKNVEIDRKKELSEEEVLEVLAKEVKMRRDSLEEFQKANRTDLVQSLQQEIEILTQYLPEQLSEAEVRSLVTEAVDSTQASGPKEMGKVMAVLMPKVKGRADGKMVNAIVRELLNK; this is encoded by the coding sequence ATGTCGCTAAAAGAGCGATTGACTGAAGACATGAAGCAGGCCATGAAGGATAAAGAAGCAGGAAAGTTGCGTCTTTCGGTTATCCGCATGGTACGTGCCAATATAAAAAATGTGGAAATTGATCGAAAAAAGGAACTCTCTGAGGAAGAGGTTCTAGAGGTATTAGCAAAAGAAGTTAAAATGCGTCGGGACTCGCTAGAAGAGTTCCAAAAAGCTAACCGTACTGATTTAGTGCAGAGCCTTCAGCAGGAAATTGAAATTCTGACGCAGTACCTCCCCGAACAATTAAGTGAAGCGGAAGTTCGCAGTTTAGTAACGGAAGCTGTTGACTCTACTCAGGCTTCTGGTCCCAAAGAAATGGGTAAGGTTATGGCCGTGCTAATGCCTAAGGTTAAAGGTCGCGCTGATGGTAAAATGGTTAACGCCATTGTACGTGAATTATTGAATAAATAG